One genomic region from Conexibacter woesei Iso977N encodes:
- a CDS encoding penicillin-binding transpeptidase domain-containing protein has protein sequence MAIGVVVVAAGGIFFVVKGGGPSEQDTVVRFAHAWDAGNYSAMRDETTGEDQDRYSGRTFAARYTDAAGIATATRVKTGRPYRSNGTWQLPVTVTTRAFGPVRGTVALKVVKDGDDERIDWAADDTFPGLHAGDRLTRTTEMPARGDLLARDGTPLAQGPNRTSPLGPTAAAIVGALGPIPDTYKSTAARLGYPSDAQVGITGLERSFDARLAGTPGGQLRAGARLLAERAPRKAAPVRTTIAPKVEAAAVEALAGRYGGVVALRPKTGEILAAAGIGFSGLQPPGSTFKIITATGVLQNGVAKPTDTFPVQTAATIEGVQLGNANGESCGGTLANSFAQSCNSVFAPLGAKLGAQKLVQTAEAFGFNQPTGITGAATASIPPAGEIGDDLAVGSSAIGQGRVQATALQMAIVAATIGLRGRRPDVTLDPDRWKGRAPTHAATDARTAREVEKLMLGVVRYGTGKVADIPGVKVAGKTGTAELRSTQTCQPSSSAATTGTPAGTCTPNQENDTSDTDAWFSTYAPAGNGTPRIAVGVLLVAAGAGGDTAAPAARQVLLAGLKN, from the coding sequence GTGGCCATCGGCGTCGTGGTGGTCGCCGCGGGCGGGATCTTCTTCGTCGTCAAGGGCGGCGGGCCGTCGGAGCAGGACACGGTCGTGCGCTTCGCCCACGCCTGGGACGCCGGCAACTACAGCGCGATGCGCGACGAGACCACCGGTGAGGACCAGGACCGCTACAGCGGCAGGACGTTCGCCGCGCGCTACACCGACGCGGCCGGGATCGCGACCGCGACGCGCGTCAAGACCGGCAGGCCCTACAGGTCGAACGGCACCTGGCAGCTGCCGGTGACCGTGACGACGCGCGCGTTCGGGCCGGTCCGCGGGACGGTCGCGCTGAAGGTCGTCAAGGACGGCGACGACGAGCGCATCGACTGGGCGGCCGACGACACGTTCCCGGGCCTGCACGCCGGCGACAGGCTCACGCGCACGACCGAGATGCCGGCGCGCGGCGACCTGCTCGCGCGCGACGGCACGCCGCTGGCACAGGGGCCGAACCGGACCTCGCCGCTGGGCCCGACCGCGGCGGCGATCGTCGGCGCACTGGGCCCGATCCCCGACACCTACAAGTCGACCGCGGCGAGGCTCGGCTACCCGAGCGACGCGCAGGTCGGCATCACCGGCCTGGAGCGCTCGTTCGACGCACGGCTGGCCGGGACGCCCGGCGGCCAGCTGCGCGCGGGCGCGCGGCTGCTGGCCGAGCGCGCGCCGAGGAAGGCCGCGCCGGTCCGGACCACGATCGCCCCGAAGGTCGAGGCGGCCGCCGTCGAGGCGCTGGCCGGGCGCTACGGCGGCGTCGTCGCGCTGCGCCCGAAGACGGGCGAGATCCTCGCGGCGGCGGGCATCGGCTTCTCGGGCCTGCAGCCTCCGGGCTCGACGTTCAAGATCATCACGGCGACCGGCGTCCTGCAGAACGGGGTCGCCAAGCCGACCGACACGTTCCCGGTCCAGACCGCGGCGACGATCGAGGGCGTCCAGCTCGGCAACGCCAACGGCGAGTCGTGCGGCGGGACGCTGGCGAACTCGTTCGCGCAGTCGTGCAACAGCGTGTTCGCGCCGCTGGGCGCGAAGCTCGGCGCACAGAAGCTCGTCCAGACCGCGGAGGCGTTCGGCTTCAACCAGCCGACCGGGATCACGGGCGCGGCGACCGCGTCGATCCCGCCCGCCGGCGAGATCGGCGACGACCTCGCGGTCGGGTCGAGCGCGATCGGCCAGGGCCGCGTGCAGGCGACCGCGCTGCAGATGGCGATCGTCGCGGCGACGATCGGCCTGCGCGGCCGGCGCCCGGACGTGACGCTCGACCCGGACCGCTGGAAGGGCCGCGCGCCGACGCACGCCGCGACCGACGCGAGGACCGCGCGCGAGGTCGAGAAGCTGATGCTCGGCGTCGTCCGCTACGGCACCGGCAAGGTCGCCGACATCCCGGGCGTCAAGGTCGCGGGCAAGACCGGCACCGCCGAGCTGAGGTCCACGCAGACCTGCCAGCCCTCGTCGTCGGCCGCGACGACCGGGACACCGGCGGGCACCTGCACGCCCAACCAGGAGAACGACACGTCGGACACCGACGCCTGGTTCTCCACCTACGCGCCGGCCGGCAACGGCACACCGCGCATCGCGGTCGGCGTCCTGCTCGTCGCCGCCGGAGCCGGCGGCGACACCGCAGCCCCGGCCGCCCGCCAGGTCCTCCTGGCGGGCCTCAAGAACTAG
- a CDS encoding MarP family serine protease, with protein sequence MTRIDWLIVAFTIVMATIGWRQGFVAGAFALVGFAGGAFLGTRIAPALLHDGSSSPYAPLAALVGAVAGGSLFAGMFESVGYVVRRMVPVPGVRTLDGVFGAALSGCIALGLAWLAGAVLLQTPGLTDVRHDIQRSQILRRLNAVLPPSGPILNALARFDPFPEVDGPAADVPAPSPAVAREPAVKAAEASVVRVLGTACGLAIEGSGWVAADGTVVTNAHVVAGESDTAVQERGVGPRLDATPIAFDKKNDVAVLRVSGLSGSATPLTLADRPASGTSGAILGFPEDGPYSVRAARLGQTRVVVSQDAYGQGPIARSMTTFRGVVRPGNSGGPIVGTDGRVLATVFAQSTSTRRHGGFGVPNALVRAALDSAATARRPVSTGPCAE encoded by the coding sequence TTGACGCGCATCGACTGGCTGATCGTCGCCTTCACGATCGTGATGGCCACCATCGGATGGCGGCAGGGGTTCGTCGCCGGCGCGTTCGCGCTGGTGGGGTTCGCCGGCGGCGCCTTCCTCGGGACCCGGATCGCCCCGGCCCTGCTGCACGACGGCTCGTCGTCGCCCTACGCGCCGCTGGCCGCGCTGGTCGGCGCGGTCGCGGGCGGCTCGCTGTTCGCCGGGATGTTCGAGTCGGTCGGCTACGTCGTGCGGCGGATGGTCCCGGTGCCCGGGGTCCGGACGCTCGACGGCGTCTTCGGCGCGGCGCTGAGCGGCTGCATCGCGCTCGGGCTGGCGTGGCTGGCGGGCGCGGTGCTGCTCCAGACGCCGGGCCTGACCGACGTGCGCCACGACATCCAGCGCTCGCAGATCCTGCGCAGGCTCAACGCGGTGCTGCCGCCGTCCGGGCCGATCCTCAACGCGCTCGCGCGCTTCGACCCGTTCCCGGAGGTCGACGGCCCGGCCGCCGACGTCCCGGCGCCGTCACCCGCGGTCGCGCGCGAGCCGGCGGTCAAGGCCGCCGAGGCGTCGGTGGTCCGGGTGCTCGGCACCGCGTGCGGGCTGGCGATCGAGGGCTCGGGCTGGGTCGCGGCCGACGGGACCGTGGTGACCAACGCGCACGTCGTCGCGGGCGAGTCCGACACGGCCGTCCAGGAGCGCGGGGTCGGTCCGAGGCTGGACGCCACGCCGATCGCGTTCGACAAGAAGAACGACGTCGCGGTCCTGCGCGTCTCGGGCCTGTCGGGCAGCGCGACGCCGCTGACGCTCGCCGACCGGCCCGCGTCCGGGACCAGCGGCGCGATCCTCGGCTTCCCGGAGGACGGGCCGTACTCGGTCCGTGCCGCACGACTCGGTCAGACGCGCGTGGTGGTGTCCCAGGACGCCTACGGCCAGGGGCCGATCGCGCGCTCGATGACGACGTTCCGCGGCGTGGTCAGGCCCGGCAACTCCGGCGGCCCGATCGTCGGGACCGACGGCCGCGTGCTCGCGACGGTCTTCGCGCAGTCGACGAGCACCAGGCGCCACGGCGGCTTCGGCGTCCCCAACGCGCTCGTCCGGGCGGCGCTGGACAGCGCGGCGACGGCGCGCAGGCCGGTGTCGACCGGCCCCTGCGCGGAGTGA
- a CDS encoding type IA DNA topoisomerase: protein MGKILVIAEKPSVGRDLARILPGPFEKKSGAGEKTERSLEGPEHIISWAVGHLVQLAEPDEYDDKYKKWRMADLPIVPPRFKLVVRDERSQKQMSVVKALLKRDDVDLVINACDAGREGELIFAYLFEKAGARKPVQRLWLNSMTNDAMREGFANLRDGSELARLEDAARSRSEADWIVGMNATRAATIRLRSSFDGAVSLGRVQTPTLAILTRREEEIRAFVPEPYWLIDAQFKADGNRQYEGRFHAGAQPRIATAAEADEVAAAVRSGGMGTITKLEKTKRTERAPLLYDLTSLQREANTRYGFSARRTLAAAQRCYEEHKALTYPRTSSRYLTSDMVPELKEVAAHVGEAPEYNKAAQYVNGLDLLPLGRVVDDEKVGDHHAIIPTNASHKLERMNDDDRRIYDMVARRFLAAFHPDAEFENTRVETTVAEHIFRTRGKVLVVPGWRGVYGEEADDGSGRDEEDEGRDQSLPKLERGEDVDTLAVEVLAKETKPPRRYSDASLLGAMETAGKLVDDDELREVMKESGIGTPATRAAIIERLIDVGYVERDARSLVPTEKGMNVIRLLGDHPLTSPSLTGDWEKRLAEIEAGGVERRVFMADIARFAEFTIGDLDAKLRDVRIPRANLGPCPICGRDIVENRKGYSCWGREDPGCGFVIWKAKAGKNLPPAIAKELIARGKTEKPVTGFKGRSGRSFRARLALVQNEEGRMRVEFDEAWAKEGFREAQTDDMEAGATKDAAAADAAASGATAAA, encoded by the coding sequence ATGGGCAAGATCCTCGTCATCGCCGAGAAGCCATCCGTCGGACGGGACCTGGCGCGGATCCTCCCAGGCCCCTTCGAGAAGAAGTCGGGCGCGGGGGAGAAGACCGAGCGCTCGCTCGAGGGCCCCGAGCACATCATCTCCTGGGCGGTCGGCCACCTCGTCCAACTCGCCGAGCCCGACGAGTACGACGACAAGTACAAGAAGTGGCGCATGGCCGACCTGCCGATCGTGCCGCCGAGGTTCAAGCTCGTGGTCCGCGACGAGCGCTCGCAGAAGCAGATGTCGGTGGTCAAGGCGCTGCTCAAGCGCGACGACGTCGACCTCGTCATCAACGCCTGCGACGCCGGCCGCGAGGGCGAGCTGATCTTCGCCTACCTGTTCGAGAAGGCCGGCGCCAGGAAGCCCGTCCAGCGCCTGTGGCTGAACTCGATGACCAACGACGCGATGCGCGAGGGGTTCGCCAACCTCCGCGACGGCTCCGAGCTCGCCAGGCTCGAGGACGCCGCCCGCTCGCGCTCGGAGGCCGACTGGATCGTCGGCATGAACGCGACGCGCGCCGCGACGATCCGGCTGCGCTCGTCGTTCGACGGCGCGGTCTCGCTCGGCCGCGTGCAGACGCCGACGCTGGCGATCCTGACCCGCCGCGAGGAGGAGATCCGGGCGTTCGTCCCGGAGCCCTACTGGCTGATCGACGCGCAGTTCAAGGCCGACGGCAACCGCCAGTACGAGGGTCGCTTCCACGCCGGCGCCCAGCCGCGGATCGCGACCGCGGCCGAGGCCGACGAGGTCGCCGCGGCCGTACGCAGCGGCGGCATGGGAACGATCACCAAGCTCGAGAAGACCAAGCGCACCGAGAGGGCGCCGTTGTTGTACGACTTGACGTCGTTGCAGCGGGAGGCCAACACGCGCTACGGCTTCAGCGCGCGGCGCACGCTGGCCGCGGCGCAGCGCTGCTACGAGGAGCACAAGGCGCTCACCTACCCGCGTACGTCGTCGCGGTACCTGACGAGCGACATGGTCCCGGAGCTCAAGGAGGTCGCCGCCCACGTCGGCGAGGCGCCGGAGTACAACAAGGCCGCGCAGTACGTGAACGGGCTGGACCTGCTGCCGCTGGGCCGCGTCGTCGACGACGAGAAGGTCGGCGACCACCACGCGATCATCCCGACCAACGCCTCCCACAAGCTGGAGAGGATGAACGACGACGACCGTCGCATCTACGACATGGTCGCCCGTCGCTTCCTCGCCGCCTTCCACCCGGACGCCGAGTTCGAGAACACGCGCGTCGAGACGACCGTCGCCGAGCACATCTTCCGCACGCGCGGCAAGGTCCTGGTCGTGCCGGGCTGGCGCGGCGTCTACGGCGAGGAGGCCGACGACGGCTCCGGGCGTGACGAGGAGGACGAGGGCCGCGACCAATCGCTGCCCAAGCTCGAGAGGGGCGAGGACGTCGACACGCTCGCCGTCGAGGTGCTCGCCAAGGAGACCAAGCCGCCGCGGCGCTACTCCGACGCGTCGCTGCTGGGCGCGATGGAGACCGCGGGCAAGCTCGTCGACGACGACGAGCTGCGCGAGGTCATGAAGGAGTCCGGGATCGGCACGCCGGCCACGCGCGCGGCGATCATCGAGCGCCTGATCGACGTCGGCTACGTCGAGCGCGACGCGCGCTCGCTGGTCCCGACCGAGAAGGGCATGAACGTCATCCGCCTGCTCGGCGACCACCCGCTGACCTCGCCGTCGCTGACCGGCGACTGGGAGAAGCGCCTGGCCGAGATCGAGGCCGGCGGCGTCGAGCGCAGGGTGTTCATGGCCGACATCGCGAGGTTCGCGGAGTTCACGATCGGCGACCTCGACGCCAAGCTCAGGGACGTGCGGATCCCGCGCGCCAACCTCGGCCCGTGCCCGATCTGCGGCCGCGACATCGTCGAGAACCGCAAGGGCTACTCCTGCTGGGGCCGCGAGGATCCGGGCTGCGGCTTCGTGATCTGGAAGGCCAAGGCGGGCAAGAACCTGCCGCCGGCGATCGCCAAGGAGCTGATCGCGCGCGGGAAGACCGAGAAGCCGGTGACCGGCTTCAAGGGCCGCTCGGGCCGCTCGTTCCGCGCGCGCCTGGCCCTCGTCCAGAACGAGGAGGGCCGGATGCGCGTCGAGTTCGACGAGGCGTGGGCGAAGGAGGGCTTCAGGGAGGCCCAGACCGACGACATGGAAGCGGGCGCCACCAAGGACGCCGCGGCTGCCGACGCGGCGGCGAGCGGTGCGACGGCTGCGGCCTAG
- a CDS encoding beta strand repeat-containing protein gives MGAAFALLALGAGAASADPACTVSWTGSGGDAQWTTAANWSTGRVPASADHACIAGWGTITVSGAAAAGSVTAGAATLALTGGATLTVSDPVNGSLVAGLRLDGGTLTGAGALHVGSALTWNAGTLSGSGALVVDAGATGTIAPGAGAAVTLDQRTLANHGTLTLASGTLLMNNAATLSNDDILAIDSEATDYGAAVTGDGTISATAAGTIQKDSGTGTTALATGLDVSGLLSAATGALQLNAAPAGRTAAVRDGATLDGVVKLAGTTATIGDVDAGTADLRVSGGTVSVDDGTTLGARLLTVSGGTLGGAGDVRISRMLTWTGGTLSGSGTTAIFAGAAGYVAPGAGQSVTLDGRTIDNQGALTLVNGALRGANGGMIANGSTLYANSEDASAFGGSGVLANTGTVVKNAGSATTAIGWTVTNTGTLDAGNGTLRLSGTTALSSGTQLYGTIALAGPATASGTISSSSAALGLPSGGSLAAGTALTVFSLNQSGGAITGTGTITINRTLTWTAGSTTGSGTVLLPAAATGLIAPALTTRLSTRTLENHGTLTFNGDPLHLTAKATIDNEGTVLLAHDGVAVDSSSTSRFINNGTVRKTGGADATGLAIAFDNEGTVDGGSGNGIALTGGGTPNEAGAWAGNVALTGGAFTLGARVAATGRLTVGGASVSVGSIELSSGTLALASGTLTLADPDATTHVGGFAQSGGTLAGPGSLQVIGALTWSGGTQSGAGTTELAGGATSRIDGAGPVTLSARTLRNEGALSWNAGAVAVQDGAALVNDGTLALNAEGAALTCGPRSLIVNAGTLGKDTGTGTTTTACAIDNGGSIAPASGTLTLPGAVNGAAGTVATASATVDCSTTASAAPSNIDDLVRALIADPGDATADAAVWASDRVSYGDPTTVVIGDSDARATAYATAHGYSAFASTQTDPAAWLAEQAAFLRGAMADGATIVDLGPHDTSSTAVLRPWKTLAARLLLTARAYPVQSADAPYDPATCETPTTPADPPPVVTDPGHHHHHHGSTRARVALASRRG, from the coding sequence ATGGGGGCGGCGTTCGCGCTGCTCGCGCTCGGCGCGGGCGCGGCGAGCGCCGACCCGGCGTGCACCGTCTCGTGGACCGGCAGCGGGGGCGACGCGCAGTGGACGACGGCGGCCAACTGGTCGACCGGCAGGGTCCCGGCGAGCGCCGACCACGCGTGCATCGCGGGCTGGGGGACGATCACGGTCTCCGGCGCCGCGGCGGCCGGCTCGGTCACCGCGGGCGCGGCGACGCTGGCGCTGACCGGCGGCGCGACGCTGACCGTCTCCGACCCGGTCAACGGCTCGCTGGTCGCGGGCCTCAGGCTCGACGGCGGCACGCTGACCGGCGCGGGCGCGCTGCACGTCGGCTCCGCGCTGACCTGGAACGCCGGGACGCTCTCGGGCTCCGGCGCGCTGGTGGTCGACGCGGGGGCGACCGGGACGATCGCGCCCGGCGCGGGCGCCGCGGTCACGCTCGACCAGCGCACGCTCGCCAACCACGGCACGCTGACGCTCGCCTCCGGCACGTTGTTGATGAACAACGCCGCGACGCTGAGCAACGACGACATCTTGGCCATCGACTCCGAGGCGACCGACTACGGCGCCGCGGTCACCGGCGACGGCACGATCTCCGCGACCGCCGCGGGGACGATCCAGAAGGACAGCGGGACCGGCACGACCGCGCTCGCCACGGGGCTCGACGTCTCCGGCCTGCTCTCGGCGGCGACCGGCGCGCTGCAGCTCAACGCGGCGCCCGCCGGGCGCACGGCGGCGGTGCGCGACGGCGCGACGCTCGACGGCGTCGTCAAGCTCGCGGGCACGACCGCCACGATCGGCGACGTCGACGCCGGGACCGCGGACCTGCGCGTGTCCGGCGGCACCGTGTCGGTCGACGACGGCACGACGCTCGGCGCGCGGCTGCTCACGGTCTCCGGCGGCACGCTGGGCGGCGCGGGCGACGTCCGGATCTCCAGGATGCTGACGTGGACCGGCGGCACGCTGTCGGGCTCCGGCACGACCGCGATCTTCGCCGGCGCCGCAGGCTATGTCGCGCCCGGCGCGGGCCAGTCGGTCACGCTCGACGGCCGCACGATCGACAACCAGGGCGCGCTGACGCTCGTCAACGGCGCGCTGAGGGGCGCCAACGGCGGGATGATCGCCAACGGCAGCACGTTGTACGCCAACTCCGAGGACGCGAGCGCGTTCGGCGGCAGCGGCGTCCTGGCCAACACCGGGACGGTCGTCAAGAACGCCGGCAGCGCGACGACCGCGATCGGCTGGACGGTCACCAACACCGGGACGCTCGACGCGGGCAACGGCACGCTGCGCCTGTCGGGCACGACCGCGCTGAGCTCCGGCACCCAGCTCTACGGCACGATCGCGCTGGCCGGCCCGGCCACGGCGAGCGGGACGATCAGCTCCTCGTCGGCCGCCCTCGGGCTGCCCTCCGGCGGCTCGCTGGCGGCGGGCACGGCGCTGACGGTCTTCTCGCTGAACCAGTCCGGCGGCGCGATCACCGGCACCGGCACCATCACCATCAACAGGACGCTGACCTGGACCGCCGGGTCGACGACCGGCTCCGGGACCGTCCTGCTGCCCGCGGCCGCGACGGGGCTGATCGCCCCCGCGCTGACCACGCGCCTGTCCACGCGGACGCTGGAGAACCACGGGACGCTGACGTTCAACGGCGACCCGCTGCACCTCACCGCGAAGGCGACGATCGACAACGAGGGCACGGTCCTGCTCGCCCACGACGGCGTGGCGGTCGACAGCTCCTCCACGTCCAGGTTCATCAACAACGGCACGGTGCGCAAGACCGGCGGCGCCGACGCCACGGGGCTCGCGATCGCGTTCGACAACGAGGGCACGGTCGACGGCGGCAGCGGCAACGGCATCGCGCTCACCGGCGGCGGCACGCCCAACGAGGCGGGCGCGTGGGCCGGGAACGTCGCGCTGACCGGCGGCGCGTTCACGCTCGGCGCCCGGGTCGCGGCGACCGGACGCCTGACCGTCGGGGGCGCGAGCGTCTCGGTGGGCAGCATCGAGCTGAGCTCCGGCACGCTCGCGCTGGCCTCCGGCACGCTGACGCTCGCCGACCCGGACGCGACCACGCACGTCGGCGGCTTCGCCCAGTCCGGCGGCACGCTCGCGGGCCCGGGCTCTCTGCAGGTGATCGGCGCGCTGACGTGGTCCGGCGGCACGCAGAGCGGCGCGGGCACGACCGAGCTGGCGGGCGGCGCGACGTCGCGGATCGACGGCGCGGGACCCGTCACGCTCAGCGCGCGCACGCTGCGCAACGAGGGCGCGCTGAGCTGGAACGCCGGCGCGGTCGCGGTGCAGGACGGCGCGGCGCTCGTCAACGACGGGACGCTGGCGCTCAACGCCGAGGGCGCGGCGCTGACCTGTGGGCCGCGGTCGCTGATCGTCAACGCCGGCACGCTCGGCAAGGACACCGGGACCGGGACGACCACGACCGCGTGCGCGATCGACAACGGCGGCTCGATCGCGCCGGCGAGCGGGACGCTCACGCTGCCCGGCGCCGTCAACGGCGCGGCGGGGACCGTCGCGACCGCGTCGGCGACCGTCGACTGCTCGACGACCGCGAGCGCGGCGCCGAGCAACATCGATGACCTGGTCCGCGCGCTGATCGCCGACCCGGGCGACGCGACCGCCGACGCCGCGGTGTGGGCGAGCGACCGCGTGTCCTACGGCGACCCGACCACGGTCGTGATCGGCGACAGCGACGCGCGCGCCACCGCCTACGCGACCGCGCACGGCTACTCGGCGTTCGCCTCGACGCAGACCGACCCGGCCGCGTGGCTGGCCGAGCAGGCCGCGTTCCTGCGCGGCGCGATGGCCGACGGCGCGACGATCGTCGACCTCGGCCCGCACGACACGTCCTCCACTGCGGTCCTCCGCCCCTGGAAGACGCTCGCCGCGCGCCTGCTGCTGACCGCCCGCGCCTACCCGGTCCAGAGCGCCGACGCGCCCTACGACCCCGCCACCTGCGAGACGCCGACGACGCCGGCGGACCCGCCGCCGGTCGTCACCGACCCCGGCCACCACCATCACCACCACGGCAGCACGAGGGCCCGCGTGGCGCTCGCCTCGCGCCGCGGCTGA